A region of Paroedura picta isolate Pp20150507F unplaced genomic scaffold, Ppicta_v3.0 Ppicta_v3_sca21, whole genome shotgun sequence DNA encodes the following proteins:
- the ACTN4 gene encoding alpha-actinin-4 isoform X4 — MVDYHTAGQATYQYGGNGPGIGDYMAQEDDWDRDLLLDPAWEKQQRKTFTAWCNSHLRKAGTQIENIDEDFRDGLKLMLLLEVISGERLPKPERGKMRVHKINNVNKALDFIASKGVKLVSIGAEEIVDGNAKMTLGMIWTIILRFAIQDISVEETSAKEGLLLWCQRKTAPYKNVNVQNFHISWKDGLAFNALIHRHRPELIEYDKLRKDDPVTNLNNAFEVAEKYLDIPKMLDAEDIVGTLRPDEKAIMTYVSCFYHAFSGAQKAETAANRICKVLAVNQENEHLMEDYEKLASDLLEWIQRTVPWLENRVPQKTMQEMQQKLEDFRDYRRVHKPPKVQEKCQLEINFNTLQTKLRLSNRPAFMPSEGKMVSDINNGWYHLEQAEKGFEEWLLNEMRRLERLDHLAEKFRQKASIHECWTEGKEAMLRQKDYETATLSDIKALIRKHEAFESDLAAHQDRVEQIAAIAQELNELDYYDSPSVNARCQKICDQWDLLGSLTHTRREALEKTEKQLETIDQLHLEYAKRAAPFNNWMESAMEDLQDMFIVHTIEEIEGLIAAHDQFKSTLPEADKEREAILGIQSEAQRIADYNNIKLSGDNPYTSVTPQIINSKWERVQQLVPKRDHALQDEQSKQQSNEHLRRQFASQANIVGPWIQTKMEEIGRISIEMNGTLEDQLNHLKQYEQSIVDYKPNIDVLEQQHQLIQEALIFDNKHTNYTMEHIRVGWEQLLTTIARTINEVENQILTRDAKGISQEQMQEFRASFNHFDKDHGGSLGPEEFKACLISLGYDVENDRQGDAEFNRIMSVVDPNNSGFVTFQAFIDFMSRETTDTDTADQVIASFKVLAGDKNYITAEELRRELPPDQAEYCIARMAPYQGPDAIPGALDYKSFSTALYGESDL, encoded by the exons ACTTTCACAGCATGGTGCAACTCCCACCTGCGGAAAGCCGGCACACAGATCGAGAATATCGACGAAGACTTCCGCGATGGCCTCAAACTCATGTTGCTGCTGGAGGTCATTTCGG GGGAGCGATTACCAAAACCAGAGAGAGGGAAGATGAGGGTGCACAAGATCAACAACGTGAACAAGGCTCTCGATTTCATCGCCAGCAAAGGAGTCAAACTAGTTTCCATAGGAGCTGAAG AGATCGTTGACGGCAATGCCAAGATGACCCTGGGTATGATCTGGACCATCATCCTCCGATTCGCTATTCAGGACATCTCGGTGGAAG AGACCTCGGCCAAAGAAGGCCTGTTGCTTTGGTGCCAACGGAAGACGGCTCCCTACAAGAACGTCAACGTGCAGAACTTCCACATCAG CTGGAAAGACGGCCTTGCTTTTAATGCCTTGATCCACAGACATAGACCCGAACTGATCGAATACGACAAACTCAGGAAG GATGATCCAGTCACAAATTTGAACAATGCCTTTGAGGTTGCAGAGAAATACCTCGACATTCCCAAAATGTTGGATGCAGAAG ATATTGTAGGCACGCTGAGGCCCGATGAGAAAGCCATCATGACCTACGTCTCCTGCTTCTATCACGCTTTCTCTGGGGCTCAGAAG GCCGAGACGGCTGCGAACCGGATCTGCAAAGTGCTGGCCGTCAACCAGGAGAACGAGCACCTGATGGAGGACTACGAGAAGCTAGCTTCGGAC CTGCTGGAGTGGATCCAGCGCACTGTCCCCTGGCTGGAGAACCGCGTCCCCCAGAAGACAATGCAAGAGATGCAGCAGAAGTTGGAGGACTTCCGCGACTACCGGCGGGTCCACAAGCCCCCCAAGGTGCAGGAGAAGTGCCAGCTGGAGATCAACTTTAACACCCTGCAGACCAAGCTGCGGCTGAGCAACCGGCCCGCCTTCATGCCCTCCGAGGGGAAAATGGTCTCG GACATTAACAATGGCTGGTACCACCTGGAGCAGGCAGAGAAAGGCTTTGAAGAATGGCTGCTGAACGAGATGCGGCGGCTGGAGAGGCTGGACCATCTGGCGGAGAAGTTCCGGCAGAAGGCGTCCATCCACGAGTGCTGGACCGAAG gaaaaGAGGCCATGCTGAGGCAGAAGGACTACGAGACGGCCACCCTGTCAGACATCAAGGCCTTGATCCGGAAGCACGAGGCGTTTGAGAGCGACCTGGCGGCCCACCAAGACCGCGTGGAGCAGATTGCGGCCATCGCGCAGGAACTCAA TGAACTGGATTACTATGACTCCCCCAGCGTCAACGCCCGGTGCCAGAAGATCTGTGACCAGTGGGACTTGCTGGGCTCCTTGACCCACACCAGGAGGGAGGCCTTGGAG AAAACGGAAAAGCAGCTGGAGACTATTGACCAGCTCCACCTGGAATACGCCAAGAGGGCGGCGCCCTTCAACAACTGGATGGAGAGTGCCATGGAGGACCTGCAGGACATGTTCATCGTCCACACCATCGAGGAGATCGAG GGCCTGATTGCCGCCCACGACCAGTTCAAATCCACCCTGCCCGAGGCGGACAAGGAGCGAGAGGCCATCCTGGGGATTCAGAGCGAGGCACAGCGGATTGCGGACTACAACAACATCAAGCTGTCTGGGGACAACCCATACACTTCAGTCACTCCGCAGATTATCAACTCCAAGTGGGAACGG GTCCAGCAGTTAGTGCCAAAGAGGGACCACGCCCTCCAAGACGAGCAGAGCAAGCAGCAGTCCAACGAGCACCTCCGCCGGCAGTTTGCCAGCCAGGCGAACATCGTCGGGCCCTGGATCCAGACCAAGATGGAG gAGATTGGGCGCATCTCCATTGAGATGAACGGCACCCTGGAGGACCAGCTGAATCACCTCAAGCAGTACGAGCAGAGCATCGTGGACTACAAGCCCAACATTGACGTCCTGGAGCAGCAGCACCAGCTcatccaggaggccctcatcTTCGACAACAAGCATACCAACTACACCATGGAG CACATCCGTGTCGGGTGGGAGCAGCTCCTCACCACCATTGCCCGGACCATCAACGAGGTGGAAAACCAGATCTTGACCCGGGACGCCAAGGGCATCAGCCAGGAACAGATGCAAGAGTTCCGGGCCTCTTTCAACCATTTTGACAAG GACCATGGCGGCTCTCTGGGACCCGAAGAGTTCAAAGCCTGCCTCATCAGCTTGGGATACGATGTGGAGAATGACAGACAG ggggATGCAGAGTTCAACAGAATTATGAGCGTGGTGGATCCCAACAACAGCGGCTTCGTGACCTTCCAGGCCTTCATCGACTTCATGTCACGGGAAACGACAGACACCGACACAGCAGATCAGGTCATCGCCTCCTTCAAGGTCCTGGCAGGAGACAAG AACTACATCACAGCCGAGGAGCTGCGCCGGGAGCTGCCCCCGGACCAGGCCGAGTACTGCATCGCCCGCATGGCACCTTACCAAGGGCCGGACGCCATCCCTGGAGCCCTCGACTACAAGTCCTTCTCGACGGCGCTGTATGGCGAGAGCGACCTGTGA
- the ACTN4 gene encoding alpha-actinin-4 isoform X3, with amino-acid sequence MVDYHTAGQATYQYGGNGPGIGDYMAQEDDWDRDLLLDPAWEKQQRKTFTAWCNSHLRKAGTQIENIDEDFRDGLKLMLLLEVISGERLPKPERGKMRVHKINNVNKALDFIASKGVKLVSIGAEEIVDGNAKMTLGMIWTIILRFAIQDISVEETSAKEGLLLWCQRKTAPYKNVNVQNFHISWKDGLAFNALIHRHRPELIEYDKLRKDDPVTNLNNAFEVAEKYLDIPKMLDAEDIVNTARPDEKAIMTYVSSFYHAFSGAQKAETAANRICKVLAVNQENEHLMEDYEKLASDLLEWIQRTVPWLENRVPQKTMQEMQQKLEDFRDYRRVHKPPKVQEKCQLEINFNTLQTKLRLSNRPAFMPSEGKMVSDINNGWYHLEQAEKGFEEWLLNEMRRLERLDHLAEKFRQKASIHECWTEGKEAMLRQKDYETATLSDIKALIRKHEAFESDLAAHQDRVEQIAAIAQELNELDYYDSPSVNARCQKICDQWDLLGSLTHTRREALEKTEKQLETIDQLHLEYAKRAAPFNNWMESAMEDLQDMFIVHTIEEIEGLIAAHDQFKSTLPEADKEREAILGIQSEAQRIADYNNIKLSGDNPYTSVTPQIINSKWERVQQLVPKRDHALQDEQSKQQSNEHLRRQFASQANIVGPWIQTKMEEIGRISIEMNGTLEDQLNHLKQYEQSIVDYKPNIDVLEQQHQLIQEALIFDNKHTNYTMEHIRVGWEQLLTTIARTINEVENQILTRDAKGISQEQMQEFRASFNHFDKDHGGSLGPEEFKACLISLGYDVENDRQGDAEFNRIMSVVDPNNSGFVTFQAFIDFMSRETTDTDTADQVIASFKVLAGDKNYITAEELRRELPPDQAEYCIARMAPYQGPDAIPGALDYKSFSTALYGESDL; translated from the exons ACTTTCACAGCATGGTGCAACTCCCACCTGCGGAAAGCCGGCACACAGATCGAGAATATCGACGAAGACTTCCGCGATGGCCTCAAACTCATGTTGCTGCTGGAGGTCATTTCGG GGGAGCGATTACCAAAACCAGAGAGAGGGAAGATGAGGGTGCACAAGATCAACAACGTGAACAAGGCTCTCGATTTCATCGCCAGCAAAGGAGTCAAACTAGTTTCCATAGGAGCTGAAG AGATCGTTGACGGCAATGCCAAGATGACCCTGGGTATGATCTGGACCATCATCCTCCGATTCGCTATTCAGGACATCTCGGTGGAAG AGACCTCGGCCAAAGAAGGCCTGTTGCTTTGGTGCCAACGGAAGACGGCTCCCTACAAGAACGTCAACGTGCAGAACTTCCACATCAG CTGGAAAGACGGCCTTGCTTTTAATGCCTTGATCCACAGACATAGACCCGAACTGATCGAATACGACAAACTCAGGAAG GATGATCCAGTCACAAATTTGAACAATGCCTTTGAGGTTGCAGAGAAATACCTCGACATTCCCAAAATGTTGGATGCAGAAG ACATTGTGAACACAGCTCGTCCCGATGAAAAGGCTATTATGACCTATGTCTCCAGTTTCTACCATGCCTTCTCTGGCGCACAGAAG GCCGAGACGGCTGCGAACCGGATCTGCAAAGTGCTGGCCGTCAACCAGGAGAACGAGCACCTGATGGAGGACTACGAGAAGCTAGCTTCGGAC CTGCTGGAGTGGATCCAGCGCACTGTCCCCTGGCTGGAGAACCGCGTCCCCCAGAAGACAATGCAAGAGATGCAGCAGAAGTTGGAGGACTTCCGCGACTACCGGCGGGTCCACAAGCCCCCCAAGGTGCAGGAGAAGTGCCAGCTGGAGATCAACTTTAACACCCTGCAGACCAAGCTGCGGCTGAGCAACCGGCCCGCCTTCATGCCCTCCGAGGGGAAAATGGTCTCG GACATTAACAATGGCTGGTACCACCTGGAGCAGGCAGAGAAAGGCTTTGAAGAATGGCTGCTGAACGAGATGCGGCGGCTGGAGAGGCTGGACCATCTGGCGGAGAAGTTCCGGCAGAAGGCGTCCATCCACGAGTGCTGGACCGAAG gaaaaGAGGCCATGCTGAGGCAGAAGGACTACGAGACGGCCACCCTGTCAGACATCAAGGCCTTGATCCGGAAGCACGAGGCGTTTGAGAGCGACCTGGCGGCCCACCAAGACCGCGTGGAGCAGATTGCGGCCATCGCGCAGGAACTCAA TGAACTGGATTACTATGACTCCCCCAGCGTCAACGCCCGGTGCCAGAAGATCTGTGACCAGTGGGACTTGCTGGGCTCCTTGACCCACACCAGGAGGGAGGCCTTGGAG AAAACGGAAAAGCAGCTGGAGACTATTGACCAGCTCCACCTGGAATACGCCAAGAGGGCGGCGCCCTTCAACAACTGGATGGAGAGTGCCATGGAGGACCTGCAGGACATGTTCATCGTCCACACCATCGAGGAGATCGAG GGCCTGATTGCCGCCCACGACCAGTTCAAATCCACCCTGCCCGAGGCGGACAAGGAGCGAGAGGCCATCCTGGGGATTCAGAGCGAGGCACAGCGGATTGCGGACTACAACAACATCAAGCTGTCTGGGGACAACCCATACACTTCAGTCACTCCGCAGATTATCAACTCCAAGTGGGAACGG GTCCAGCAGTTAGTGCCAAAGAGGGACCACGCCCTCCAAGACGAGCAGAGCAAGCAGCAGTCCAACGAGCACCTCCGCCGGCAGTTTGCCAGCCAGGCGAACATCGTCGGGCCCTGGATCCAGACCAAGATGGAG gAGATTGGGCGCATCTCCATTGAGATGAACGGCACCCTGGAGGACCAGCTGAATCACCTCAAGCAGTACGAGCAGAGCATCGTGGACTACAAGCCCAACATTGACGTCCTGGAGCAGCAGCACCAGCTcatccaggaggccctcatcTTCGACAACAAGCATACCAACTACACCATGGAG CACATCCGTGTCGGGTGGGAGCAGCTCCTCACCACCATTGCCCGGACCATCAACGAGGTGGAAAACCAGATCTTGACCCGGGACGCCAAGGGCATCAGCCAGGAACAGATGCAAGAGTTCCGGGCCTCTTTCAACCATTTTGACAAG GACCATGGCGGCTCTCTGGGACCCGAAGAGTTCAAAGCCTGCCTCATCAGCTTGGGATACGATGTGGAGAATGACAGACAG ggggATGCAGAGTTCAACAGAATTATGAGCGTGGTGGATCCCAACAACAGCGGCTTCGTGACCTTCCAGGCCTTCATCGACTTCATGTCACGGGAAACGACAGACACCGACACAGCAGATCAGGTCATCGCCTCCTTCAAGGTCCTGGCAGGAGACAAG AACTACATCACAGCCGAGGAGCTGCGCCGGGAGCTGCCCCCGGACCAGGCCGAGTACTGCATCGCCCGCATGGCACCTTACCAAGGGCCGGACGCCATCCCTGGAGCCCTCGACTACAAGTCCTTCTCGACGGCGCTGTATGGCGAGAGCGACCTGTGA
- the ACTN4 gene encoding alpha-actinin-4 isoform X1 — MVDYHTAGQATYQYGGNGPGIGDYMAQEDDWDRDLLLDPAWEKQQRKTFTAWCNSHLRKAGTQIENIDEDFRDGLKLMLLLEVISGERLPKPERGKMRVHKINNVNKALDFIASKGVKLVSIGAEEIVDGNAKMTLGMIWTIILRFAIQDISVEETSAKEGLLLWCQRKTAPYKNVNVQNFHISWKDGLAFNALIHRHRPELIEYDKLRKDDPVTNLNNAFEVAEKYLDIPKMLDAEDIVNTARPDEKAIMTYVSSFYHAFSGAQKAETAANRICKVLAVNQENEHLMEDYEKLASDLLEWIQRTVPWLENRVPQKTMQEMQQKLEDFRDYRRVHKPPKVQEKCQLEINFNTLQTKLRLSNRPAFMPSEGKMVSDINNGWYHLEQAEKGFEEWLLNEMRRLERLDHLAEKFRQKASIHECWTEGKEAMLRQKDYETATLSDIKALIRKHEAFESDLAAHQDRVEQIAAIAQELNELDYYDSPSVNARCQKICDQWDLLGSLTHTRREALEKTEKQLETIDQLHLEYAKRAAPFNNWMESAMEDLQDMFIVHTIEEIEGLIAAHDQFKSTLPEADKEREAILGIQSEAQRIADYNNIKLSGDNPYTSVTPQIINSKWERVQQLVPKRDHALQDEQSKQQSNEHLRRQFASQANIVGPWIQTKMEEIGRISIEMNGTLEDQLNHLKQYEQSIVDYKPNIDVLEQQHQLIQEALIFDNKHTNYTMEHIRVGWEQLLTTIARTINEVENQILTRDAKGISQEQMQEFRASFNHFDKDHGGSLGPEEFKACLISLGYDVENDRQKRTGSLDTDDYRALLISTGYSLGDAEFNRIMSVVDPNNSGFVTFQAFIDFMSRETTDTDTADQVIASFKVLAGDKNYITAEELRRELPPDQAEYCIARMAPYQGPDAIPGALDYKSFSTALYGESDL; from the exons ACTTTCACAGCATGGTGCAACTCCCACCTGCGGAAAGCCGGCACACAGATCGAGAATATCGACGAAGACTTCCGCGATGGCCTCAAACTCATGTTGCTGCTGGAGGTCATTTCGG GGGAGCGATTACCAAAACCAGAGAGAGGGAAGATGAGGGTGCACAAGATCAACAACGTGAACAAGGCTCTCGATTTCATCGCCAGCAAAGGAGTCAAACTAGTTTCCATAGGAGCTGAAG AGATCGTTGACGGCAATGCCAAGATGACCCTGGGTATGATCTGGACCATCATCCTCCGATTCGCTATTCAGGACATCTCGGTGGAAG AGACCTCGGCCAAAGAAGGCCTGTTGCTTTGGTGCCAACGGAAGACGGCTCCCTACAAGAACGTCAACGTGCAGAACTTCCACATCAG CTGGAAAGACGGCCTTGCTTTTAATGCCTTGATCCACAGACATAGACCCGAACTGATCGAATACGACAAACTCAGGAAG GATGATCCAGTCACAAATTTGAACAATGCCTTTGAGGTTGCAGAGAAATACCTCGACATTCCCAAAATGTTGGATGCAGAAG ACATTGTGAACACAGCTCGTCCCGATGAAAAGGCTATTATGACCTATGTCTCCAGTTTCTACCATGCCTTCTCTGGCGCACAGAAG GCCGAGACGGCTGCGAACCGGATCTGCAAAGTGCTGGCCGTCAACCAGGAGAACGAGCACCTGATGGAGGACTACGAGAAGCTAGCTTCGGAC CTGCTGGAGTGGATCCAGCGCACTGTCCCCTGGCTGGAGAACCGCGTCCCCCAGAAGACAATGCAAGAGATGCAGCAGAAGTTGGAGGACTTCCGCGACTACCGGCGGGTCCACAAGCCCCCCAAGGTGCAGGAGAAGTGCCAGCTGGAGATCAACTTTAACACCCTGCAGACCAAGCTGCGGCTGAGCAACCGGCCCGCCTTCATGCCCTCCGAGGGGAAAATGGTCTCG GACATTAACAATGGCTGGTACCACCTGGAGCAGGCAGAGAAAGGCTTTGAAGAATGGCTGCTGAACGAGATGCGGCGGCTGGAGAGGCTGGACCATCTGGCGGAGAAGTTCCGGCAGAAGGCGTCCATCCACGAGTGCTGGACCGAAG gaaaaGAGGCCATGCTGAGGCAGAAGGACTACGAGACGGCCACCCTGTCAGACATCAAGGCCTTGATCCGGAAGCACGAGGCGTTTGAGAGCGACCTGGCGGCCCACCAAGACCGCGTGGAGCAGATTGCGGCCATCGCGCAGGAACTCAA TGAACTGGATTACTATGACTCCCCCAGCGTCAACGCCCGGTGCCAGAAGATCTGTGACCAGTGGGACTTGCTGGGCTCCTTGACCCACACCAGGAGGGAGGCCTTGGAG AAAACGGAAAAGCAGCTGGAGACTATTGACCAGCTCCACCTGGAATACGCCAAGAGGGCGGCGCCCTTCAACAACTGGATGGAGAGTGCCATGGAGGACCTGCAGGACATGTTCATCGTCCACACCATCGAGGAGATCGAG GGCCTGATTGCCGCCCACGACCAGTTCAAATCCACCCTGCCCGAGGCGGACAAGGAGCGAGAGGCCATCCTGGGGATTCAGAGCGAGGCACAGCGGATTGCGGACTACAACAACATCAAGCTGTCTGGGGACAACCCATACACTTCAGTCACTCCGCAGATTATCAACTCCAAGTGGGAACGG GTCCAGCAGTTAGTGCCAAAGAGGGACCACGCCCTCCAAGACGAGCAGAGCAAGCAGCAGTCCAACGAGCACCTCCGCCGGCAGTTTGCCAGCCAGGCGAACATCGTCGGGCCCTGGATCCAGACCAAGATGGAG gAGATTGGGCGCATCTCCATTGAGATGAACGGCACCCTGGAGGACCAGCTGAATCACCTCAAGCAGTACGAGCAGAGCATCGTGGACTACAAGCCCAACATTGACGTCCTGGAGCAGCAGCACCAGCTcatccaggaggccctcatcTTCGACAACAAGCATACCAACTACACCATGGAG CACATCCGTGTCGGGTGGGAGCAGCTCCTCACCACCATTGCCCGGACCATCAACGAGGTGGAAAACCAGATCTTGACCCGGGACGCCAAGGGCATCAGCCAGGAACAGATGCAAGAGTTCCGGGCCTCTTTCAACCATTTTGACAAG GACCATGGCGGCTCTCTGGGACCCGAAGAGTTCAAAGCCTGCCTCATCAGCTTGGGATACGATGTGGAGAATGACAGACAG AAACGTACAGGGAGCCTGGATACGGATGACTACCGAGCCCTCCTTATCTCCACGGGATACAGCCTG ggggATGCAGAGTTCAACAGAATTATGAGCGTGGTGGATCCCAACAACAGCGGCTTCGTGACCTTCCAGGCCTTCATCGACTTCATGTCACGGGAAACGACAGACACCGACACAGCAGATCAGGTCATCGCCTCCTTCAAGGTCCTGGCAGGAGACAAG AACTACATCACAGCCGAGGAGCTGCGCCGGGAGCTGCCCCCGGACCAGGCCGAGTACTGCATCGCCCGCATGGCACCTTACCAAGGGCCGGACGCCATCCCTGGAGCCCTCGACTACAAGTCCTTCTCGACGGCGCTGTATGGCGAGAGCGACCTGTGA
- the ACTN4 gene encoding alpha-actinin-4 isoform X2 yields the protein MVDYHTAGQATYQYGGNGPGIGDYMAQEDDWDRDLLLDPAWEKQQRKTFTAWCNSHLRKAGTQIENIDEDFRDGLKLMLLLEVISGERLPKPERGKMRVHKINNVNKALDFIASKGVKLVSIGAEEIVDGNAKMTLGMIWTIILRFAIQDISVEETSAKEGLLLWCQRKTAPYKNVNVQNFHISWKDGLAFNALIHRHRPELIEYDKLRKDDPVTNLNNAFEVAEKYLDIPKMLDAEDIVGTLRPDEKAIMTYVSCFYHAFSGAQKAETAANRICKVLAVNQENEHLMEDYEKLASDLLEWIQRTVPWLENRVPQKTMQEMQQKLEDFRDYRRVHKPPKVQEKCQLEINFNTLQTKLRLSNRPAFMPSEGKMVSDINNGWYHLEQAEKGFEEWLLNEMRRLERLDHLAEKFRQKASIHECWTEGKEAMLRQKDYETATLSDIKALIRKHEAFESDLAAHQDRVEQIAAIAQELNELDYYDSPSVNARCQKICDQWDLLGSLTHTRREALEKTEKQLETIDQLHLEYAKRAAPFNNWMESAMEDLQDMFIVHTIEEIEGLIAAHDQFKSTLPEADKEREAILGIQSEAQRIADYNNIKLSGDNPYTSVTPQIINSKWERVQQLVPKRDHALQDEQSKQQSNEHLRRQFASQANIVGPWIQTKMEEIGRISIEMNGTLEDQLNHLKQYEQSIVDYKPNIDVLEQQHQLIQEALIFDNKHTNYTMEHIRVGWEQLLTTIARTINEVENQILTRDAKGISQEQMQEFRASFNHFDKDHGGSLGPEEFKACLISLGYDVENDRQKRTGSLDTDDYRALLISTGYSLGDAEFNRIMSVVDPNNSGFVTFQAFIDFMSRETTDTDTADQVIASFKVLAGDKNYITAEELRRELPPDQAEYCIARMAPYQGPDAIPGALDYKSFSTALYGESDL from the exons ACTTTCACAGCATGGTGCAACTCCCACCTGCGGAAAGCCGGCACACAGATCGAGAATATCGACGAAGACTTCCGCGATGGCCTCAAACTCATGTTGCTGCTGGAGGTCATTTCGG GGGAGCGATTACCAAAACCAGAGAGAGGGAAGATGAGGGTGCACAAGATCAACAACGTGAACAAGGCTCTCGATTTCATCGCCAGCAAAGGAGTCAAACTAGTTTCCATAGGAGCTGAAG AGATCGTTGACGGCAATGCCAAGATGACCCTGGGTATGATCTGGACCATCATCCTCCGATTCGCTATTCAGGACATCTCGGTGGAAG AGACCTCGGCCAAAGAAGGCCTGTTGCTTTGGTGCCAACGGAAGACGGCTCCCTACAAGAACGTCAACGTGCAGAACTTCCACATCAG CTGGAAAGACGGCCTTGCTTTTAATGCCTTGATCCACAGACATAGACCCGAACTGATCGAATACGACAAACTCAGGAAG GATGATCCAGTCACAAATTTGAACAATGCCTTTGAGGTTGCAGAGAAATACCTCGACATTCCCAAAATGTTGGATGCAGAAG ATATTGTAGGCACGCTGAGGCCCGATGAGAAAGCCATCATGACCTACGTCTCCTGCTTCTATCACGCTTTCTCTGGGGCTCAGAAG GCCGAGACGGCTGCGAACCGGATCTGCAAAGTGCTGGCCGTCAACCAGGAGAACGAGCACCTGATGGAGGACTACGAGAAGCTAGCTTCGGAC CTGCTGGAGTGGATCCAGCGCACTGTCCCCTGGCTGGAGAACCGCGTCCCCCAGAAGACAATGCAAGAGATGCAGCAGAAGTTGGAGGACTTCCGCGACTACCGGCGGGTCCACAAGCCCCCCAAGGTGCAGGAGAAGTGCCAGCTGGAGATCAACTTTAACACCCTGCAGACCAAGCTGCGGCTGAGCAACCGGCCCGCCTTCATGCCCTCCGAGGGGAAAATGGTCTCG GACATTAACAATGGCTGGTACCACCTGGAGCAGGCAGAGAAAGGCTTTGAAGAATGGCTGCTGAACGAGATGCGGCGGCTGGAGAGGCTGGACCATCTGGCGGAGAAGTTCCGGCAGAAGGCGTCCATCCACGAGTGCTGGACCGAAG gaaaaGAGGCCATGCTGAGGCAGAAGGACTACGAGACGGCCACCCTGTCAGACATCAAGGCCTTGATCCGGAAGCACGAGGCGTTTGAGAGCGACCTGGCGGCCCACCAAGACCGCGTGGAGCAGATTGCGGCCATCGCGCAGGAACTCAA TGAACTGGATTACTATGACTCCCCCAGCGTCAACGCCCGGTGCCAGAAGATCTGTGACCAGTGGGACTTGCTGGGCTCCTTGACCCACACCAGGAGGGAGGCCTTGGAG AAAACGGAAAAGCAGCTGGAGACTATTGACCAGCTCCACCTGGAATACGCCAAGAGGGCGGCGCCCTTCAACAACTGGATGGAGAGTGCCATGGAGGACCTGCAGGACATGTTCATCGTCCACACCATCGAGGAGATCGAG GGCCTGATTGCCGCCCACGACCAGTTCAAATCCACCCTGCCCGAGGCGGACAAGGAGCGAGAGGCCATCCTGGGGATTCAGAGCGAGGCACAGCGGATTGCGGACTACAACAACATCAAGCTGTCTGGGGACAACCCATACACTTCAGTCACTCCGCAGATTATCAACTCCAAGTGGGAACGG GTCCAGCAGTTAGTGCCAAAGAGGGACCACGCCCTCCAAGACGAGCAGAGCAAGCAGCAGTCCAACGAGCACCTCCGCCGGCAGTTTGCCAGCCAGGCGAACATCGTCGGGCCCTGGATCCAGACCAAGATGGAG gAGATTGGGCGCATCTCCATTGAGATGAACGGCACCCTGGAGGACCAGCTGAATCACCTCAAGCAGTACGAGCAGAGCATCGTGGACTACAAGCCCAACATTGACGTCCTGGAGCAGCAGCACCAGCTcatccaggaggccctcatcTTCGACAACAAGCATACCAACTACACCATGGAG CACATCCGTGTCGGGTGGGAGCAGCTCCTCACCACCATTGCCCGGACCATCAACGAGGTGGAAAACCAGATCTTGACCCGGGACGCCAAGGGCATCAGCCAGGAACAGATGCAAGAGTTCCGGGCCTCTTTCAACCATTTTGACAAG GACCATGGCGGCTCTCTGGGACCCGAAGAGTTCAAAGCCTGCCTCATCAGCTTGGGATACGATGTGGAGAATGACAGACAG AAACGTACAGGGAGCCTGGATACGGATGACTACCGAGCCCTCCTTATCTCCACGGGATACAGCCTG ggggATGCAGAGTTCAACAGAATTATGAGCGTGGTGGATCCCAACAACAGCGGCTTCGTGACCTTCCAGGCCTTCATCGACTTCATGTCACGGGAAACGACAGACACCGACACAGCAGATCAGGTCATCGCCTCCTTCAAGGTCCTGGCAGGAGACAAG AACTACATCACAGCCGAGGAGCTGCGCCGGGAGCTGCCCCCGGACCAGGCCGAGTACTGCATCGCCCGCATGGCACCTTACCAAGGGCCGGACGCCATCCCTGGAGCCCTCGACTACAAGTCCTTCTCGACGGCGCTGTATGGCGAGAGCGACCTGTGA